One Pyrus communis chromosome 4, drPyrComm1.1, whole genome shotgun sequence genomic region harbors:
- the LOC137730689 gene encoding uncharacterized protein, which produces MGKQSSLFSFCNVFKACFSSDKRDDVYSDDGGVYVRRRICPSDEDRGRWTAEPGIDRKATAFISRFYESRVSDPEYQALAV; this is translated from the coding sequence ATGGGAAAGCAATCTTCACTCTTCTCTTTCTGCAACGTATTCAAGGCCTGCTTTTCAAGCGATAAAAGAGATGATGTGTACTCCGATGACGGTGGTGTTTACGTTAGACGGAGAATATGTCCCAGTGATGAAGACAGAGGTAGATGGACAGCCGAGCCTGGCATCGACCGTAAGGCCACTGCTTTCATTTCCAGATTCTACGAGAGTCGTGTTTCAGATCCCGAATACCAAGCTCTCGCAGTTTGA